AAGTTCTTATTCATACACAAATACCTCCTGAATTGCTCTGGAAAACATTTTATTAATTAAAGTATAGTTTATCTCGCTCCGGGAAAAAGGTTATAACAACATTTTTTATGTAGAATCCCATCACTGGCCTATCCAATTCAATAGATTTTTTATTTATTAATTACTTTTATGGATTTATTATAAATTTTCAGCTTACCAAGTCAGCTGGTAATCCCTGCTGCAGACATTTCTCCAGGATCCTTTTAAGCTTCCTCTGGTTTAGTGGCCAGGCCATGTAAAGTGCTGCTTTTAACTTTAAAAGAGCTGATGGTGCAGGTGGTTCCATGAGTTTACGCATCTTGGGTGTGTCTGGGATCCCTGCTAAGTGTAAGATATTAGGAAGGGCGTCGGCATAATAAACTGACTCAGCAAAACCTTTTCCCAGTAAACGGCCTTCAGGGTTTCTGATATAAACTCCACCTTCACTGTACTGGGCTCCGCTGGCATTGTAACCAGTTTGCCCTCCGCTTACTATGGGGGTCATGGTAAATCTGCGGATATCCTCTGGTAACATGTCCTGGAACTGAAAATTCCACTGGTTGGGATACCAGGTATTGGTGATGAAGTAATTCAGAGGATCGGATGATTTAACACTCTTAACCCACTGGTCGATCTCCAAGGTCCCCTTCACATCTACCACCTTAGAATTTTCATCAATGTACTGTCCCTTTACTGCCACGGTCATGGTGCCTGGTGGTTGTTCACCGGTTTGCCGGTAGTATTCCAGATTTTCATCAGTATGGGGTGCGTACATGGTCATTTCCCGGTCTCCTTCAAACTGGGCCATGAACCAGTCCCATCCCCTGGAATGGGAAGTTTTTGTGAGGATATTGGCTGCTCGTGCTACTTTACACCTGCTGTTACCTAATGGTTCCAGGGCGTTGCCCCACTGGTGGTCGAACCAGAACTGTCCCTGGGTGAGGATAATCTCCTCTCCATCCAGTTTGATAATACTACCCGGCTCCAGGCGGAGGTTAGTTGCTGAATAATAAAGAGTACCAACTTTACAGCAGCAGGGAAGGCATCCTTTGTTTCCCTGGAGAAGGAAATCCTTTTTTGATGATAATCCAAGGTCCACTTCCATCTCCACATCATCTTCCCCTCCCTGATTAACCCCCCAGGCCTGCACCCTTAGGGGGAAGAGCTGATCCTCTCTTTCGGAAAGGATTCTGTTCTTGCCTGCTTGATAATGGAAGGGTTCATTGGAAAATTTCAAAAGTCCCGTGGTTCCGGCAATGGCAAATGGTCGGGCCTGGAGGTGTTCTTCACCAGCCTGAGCTATGGCCAGTTGCATTTCAAATATTTGATTATCCCAATCACTTAAACCAAAACTGTGGGCCATCCCAGGGGGTAGTAAAGAGTAGCGGTAGAATGAGACCAGAATTCCGTATTCTCGTCTGCGAGTGTCGCGACAGTTACCTACAAAGAAGTGCCAGCCCACCTGGTATCCCAGTTGCGGGGCGAAATCCCGGGGAAATTCTATGTTTGATTCATCAGGGATATCCTGATATCCCCGGCTGCTATCCATCCCCAAGAGGTGGTTCATGGCATAGGCCTGTAAAAATGTTAGCGAATCACAGTGCTCCAGGAGTTTTTCGTATCTTTTCCTGTAACTGGGTGTGAAAGAATCAGGATTCTCCAGAAGTTCACTTATTCGATGGTGCATTCTCTTTCCAAATGCATCGGGACTGTTTTTCTTACTGAGAATGCGTTTCCTTGCAGCTTTAGGTACATCTTTAGCCTTGAATTTTTTCATCCAAAGGGCTAAGGCAATATTTTCTCTTGTTAAATCATCCAAATCATTGAGTGCATCTTTTACCATTGAACAAGCTCCACCAAGTAAATCTAAACCTATGATTGATTGAACAATTGCAGGATAAAGTTTATTCATGGGGATTTATTAGACTTATGCCAATTTTTTACTGTCACCATGATCTTTTCAGTTCATACCCTGATAGTAAAAGAAGAATGAAAAGAAATGAATAAAATTATTACCATATATCTGCATATAAGCATATCCTATAGATAATGAGTAAGAAATAATCGCTGCTAATGATGAATAAGGAACTGATTAGATGGGAGAACTTCAAAAAAAGCTTGATAAGATCCAAAAGGAGTTTGAAACTTCATATGCAGAGATTATGGCATTTTTAGAGGATAGATACTGCTGGAAGTGTCCCATGCGCACTAGCCGCACCCAATCACGCTGTGGTGAGGTACACGCCGGAAGAGTTCTTCAGGAAAGTGTTGAGGAAGGTACACATTCTCATTTAAAAAATTTGAAGATTCCCGAAGCAGAAATAGAAGCACTGCTACTTAGAATAATGAAAAAGAAAATTAAACGACAGGGCGGGAAACAACGGGAAAATACTTTTATCTTTAAAGTACATAGCAAACAGAGTCCAGACTTGAGACCAGGAACTTATTTGCAGGTTAAAATTAACCCCCGTAGATTGAAACCCGGTGAAGAAATACTGATCTCTCCTGAACCATTAGAAAATCCAGTTTTGGGGTCTGTAGCCCTGATTACTGGTTTCCCATTTATTATAGTGCCCGTGCAGAAATTCTTCCATGAAGGCAATTTCTGGTACGTTGAAGTTGAAAATAACCGTATTATTCCTTTAGAATCTGTCTTTGCTGTCTTATTAAAGAATTTGAAGCAGGGCAATTCCCTGCTTGATTAATAAATAATTATAATGCTATTTTAATGATAAAAAAACTATTCACAAAATATTTATAAAAAATTTTATAAAACTTTCAAAAATGAATAAATAATCTTATAGCAAGTGTTTATTATGCATGGGGGTGATTCAATAGAACAGAATGAGGAAATGGATGTTTTCCGAGCCAAAATTTTGAACATGCTCCCGGTTAGCAGTTTGAAAGAGATTTCTGATGTGTTTTTCCAAGAAACCAAGAGGTTGCTTAAAAGCAGTAGCTGTTATGTGGCATTTGTGGACCCTAAAAATGGGGATAGTGTAGGAATTTCATTTTCTCACCTTACAGAATCCTGTCAAATGTATGAAAACATTGGTGAGGCCAGATTCAAGGTATTGAAGGATGGTAGTTACGGTGGACTGTTAGGTTACTCCCTGGACACAGGTGAATCCGTATTCGTCCATGATATAAAGAGTCACCCCGCAGCACATGGGCTTCCCCCGGGTCATGAACCAGTTAATCAATTTTTATCAGTTCCAGTGGTTTATGAAGGACAAATTATTGGTCAAATTGTTGCCGGGAACCCTGTAGAAGATTACACCCCGGAACACGTGGAAATTGCTGAAAAAATTGCAGAAATCTATGCAATTGTTCTTAAAGAGTTATTATACTCAGAGTAGAACTTAAATCTGTCTTAAAATATAGTTTTATAATAAATAAAAGAAAAAAGGGAGAAAATAGGGAGAATATTATTTTTTCCGATAATTGAACTTCGCTCCCTTAAAAAGGCCACAAACCACCAGAATTAGAGCCGGGGCAAGTATCCATAGGGGTACACCGGTTTTTTGCATGGTCACAGTCTTAAAACCTGCATTGACATATCCGGATTCAGAGGAAGAACTAACCGTTGCCAGGAGAGATCCGGGTGCAAGATCCTGTTCTCCACGGTCCCGGACAAATATATCCGCATATCCATTGGTGTCACTTGCAACCAGGTTAGTGGCGAGTGACTCAAATGCCACATAGCGACCGTTTGCACTGATGGTGGGGAAAGTATAAAATGGGCTGTTTCCATTGCCCTGTTCTCCTGCAGCCCCTACACTAACCCGTTCCATGGTCATGGTAAACAGATCACAGACGAAAATATCGAAAAACCCGTTGGTATCGTCCGGAACCAGGTTGGTAGCCGATGAAGAAAAAGCTACATATCGGTTGTTGGCACTAATCACCGGGAAGGTGCTCCAGCCACCAGTGGCTTCTGTTCCTCCCATACCCACACTGATACGTTGGGTTTGATGGGTTATTCTATCATAAAGGAACACATCAGCCAATGCGTTGGTGTCATCAGGCACCAGGTTGGTTGCCTGGGAATAATATACCACGTACCTGCCATCAGCACTGATGGCGGGCCAGGCACTCACTGCATTGGCTTGTACTCCTCCAGGTCCTAAATTCACTCGCTCAGTCAAGTGTAAGATGCGGTCATGCACAAACAGATCATTTTGCCTGTTTGTATCATCCGGCACCAGATTAGTGGCTGCTGAGTCGAATACCACGTACCTGCCATCAGCACTGATCCAGGGGCAGCAATTACCACCACTCCAAGAATTTCCCTGTGCACCTCCCGGACCCAGACTAACACGCTCCATTAGCCCCGTATCCCGGTCATATACAAATACATCAGCCCGGTTGTTAGTATCATCCGCCACCAGATTGCTGGCATAGGACCAGAAGGAAACGTAACGGCCGTTTTCGTTTATGGCACACCATACACTCATACCATTAGATTGAGCACCAGCCCAACCTTTGCTTACCAGTTCTGTGGTGTGAGTGTAACGGTCATGGACAAATATATCAGTTTGCTGGTTGGTGTCGTCTGCAACCAGGTTAGTGGCCTCTGAATTGAAGACTACGTACCTGCCGTTAGCACTAATAAAAGCACACCTGCTGTCGTCATTTGCTTGAACTCCTCCCGGCCCTACACTGACACGTTCCGTGGTATGGCTGATTCGATCATGCACAAAGATATCATAGGCCTTGTTGGTGTCATCAGGAACCAGGTTGGAAGCACCTGAGGTGAAAGCAACGTACCGGCCATCAGCACTGATAGAAGCACTGGCACTATCCAGATCACCTTGTGTCCCATCTGAAGCTATAGAGACCCTTTCAGTGGTAGGATAAGCTGCCGTGGACTGACAGCATAGAAATAAAGAAATTAGGACGCTGAAGGTAATTATTAACCATATTTTCACATTTTCACCCCCCTTTACAATTATTAACCATATTAATGAGGATATTTTTAGATTAACCTCTGATTATTAGATTAATCTTAATCCATGCTTAACTATTTTTAAAATAAATCTTTAACTTTCAAACCCTCTCTTAGTATCTGTTCTTCACTAGTAATATTTCTTTGCAAGGTCAATTTAATAGAAAATACTAAGTATTAAGAAGACTTCCGTAGATGCTCATGTGCTACTTAAAAAATATCTCACCAGTTTAATAAGCTAAAAACCCTAAAATATAATTTAATAAAATCCCTGTTTATTTTAAATTGTTAAATATCAAATGGTTTCTTTTAACCGCATTAGTATGAAAAATGATCTGTCTGATTGAGGGATTATGATCAAATAAAGAAAATTAAGAAAAAATAGAAAATGAATAAAAAATTAGATTTAAAAAATTAGATCAAATAATTTACTCATCAGTTACTGTGACCTTATTCATCACATCTCCAGGTTTAATGGCGTTAACCACTTCCATTCCCTTAACCACTTTCCCGAAAACGGTGTGCACACCATCCAGGTGGGGTTGTGGGGAGTGGGTGATGAAGAACTGGCTGCCACCAGTGTCCTTACCAGCATGGGCCATGGATAATGCACCAGTTCCATGCTTATGGGGGTTTATTTCACATTTTATGGTGTAACCGGGTCCTCCAGTTCCATTACCCTTGGGACATCCGCCCTGGATTACAAAGTCAGGTATCACCCTATGGAAGGTTAGTCCATCGTAGAATCCACTGTTGGCCAGTTTTTCGAAGTTGGCCACGGTATTAGGTGCTTCGTTTTCAAAAAGTGTGAGTTCAATATTTCCTTTATCAGTTTCGATAACTGCTTTTTTCATAATATATTCACCAAGAAAAAATTTAATTTACTCGTTTATAAAGTTTGATGCGTGTTTTCCTTAATTTATGAAAATGCTTTATTGATACGATAAGATAAAAGTTCCGTTTTAAACTTAGAAACCCTAAAAAAACTGATTTAGGGTTGATGTGGGTCCAGAACACCCTGATGACCCATCATTGATGAAATAAGCATTCCAAGACATCCGGCTACAATCCATGCTATTCCAGCTAAAAAATCCCCTTCATATAGCATATAGCCACCAATGCCCAATAATATAACAGCGCATACTAGAATAATAGTTTTCCGTATTTTAACTGCCTTGATAGGTTTTCCTAGTTGGGGAGAAACTGACAGGAAGATCACACCCAATGTGATCCATGTAACTGCCTGAGAAGTTTGACCCATGTAAAGAGAATAAATTCCTATAAGCAGGAGAATGATTGAACCTGTATATAAAATGATTTTTTGATTATCCATAACATAACCCTCCAAATAAACTTAATTTTCGGACTAATGTGAATTTGATAGGTTTCATCTACAACTATAGTAATATAACTAGGAACCCATTAGTTATTAGATCTTCATAGAAATATTCACATTTGGGGTTTTTTGAAATATAATCTTTATAAACCTTATCCATATAACAATTATTAAAGAGAGGCAATTAAAGAGAAGCAGGATTGAAAATTCATCCCCATCTTCCCCATCTTATATAAACACTGAATTTATTGCTTTATGATCAAGGGCATTAAAAATGAAAAAATGACAGGATACCTCTAGGATGGTTAAAATACCTTAATTAAGTTTTTGTGAGTGATATTATGAATACTGAAGAAATTATGGCTTTAGATAAAGATTATGTTATGCAAACTTACGGCCGGCAGCCATTGGCTATAAAAGAGGGTAAAGGAGCTGTAGTTTGGGATATGGAAGGTAATCCATACATAGACTGTGTGGCAGGGATTGCAGTTAACAATGTTGGACATGCCCATCCTCATGTGGCCCAAGCAATTAGCAAGCAGGCTCGCAAACTCATTCACACTTCCAATCTTTACTATACTGAGGAACAGGTTCTCCTGGCCAAACTCCTGGTGGAAGTATCACCCCACCAGAAAGCCTTTTTCTGCAATAGTGGAGCAGAAGCCAATGAAGGATCCATTAAACTGGCCCGGAAATTCACAGGTAAAGGGGAGATAATAGCCATGGAAAACAGTTTCCACGGGCGAACTATCACCACCATCACCGCTACTGGTCAGCATAAGTACAAAAAGGGATTCGGCCCACTCACTCCCGGATTCAAACACGTGCCTTACGGCAACTTGGAAGCAGTAAGCCAAGCTATCACTGATGAAACTGCTGCCGTGCTAGTGGAACCTGTGCAGGGAGAAGGTGGGATAATAACCCCTCCTGATGGTTATCTGGCAGAGTTGAAGAAAATCTGCCATGAGAATGACGTCCTCTTAATATTTGATGAGGTGCAGACTGGTTTTGGACGAACTGGGGAGATGTTCGCATCCCAGACCTTCAAGGTTACTCCAGACATAACTGCACT
This sequence is a window from Methanobacteriaceae archaeon. Protein-coding genes within it:
- a CDS encoding GAF domain-containing protein; the encoded protein is MDVFRAKILNMLPVSSLKEISDVFFQETKRLLKSSSCYVAFVDPKNGDSVGISFSHLTESCQMYENIGEARFKVLKDGSYGGLLGYSLDTGESVFVHDIKSHPAAHGLPPGHEPVNQFLSVPVVYEGQIIGQIVAGNPVEDYTPEHVEIAEKIAEIYAIVLKELLYSE
- a CDS encoding PD40 domain-containing protein, whose amino-acid sequence is MKIWLIITFSVLISLFLCCQSTAAYPTTERVSIASDGTQGDLDSASASISADGRYVAFTSGASNLVPDDTNKAYDIFVHDRISHTTERVSVGPGGVQANDDSRCAFISANGRYVVFNSEATNLVADDTNQQTDIFVHDRYTHTTELVSKGWAGAQSNGMSVWCAINENGRYVSFWSYASNLVADDTNNRADVFVYDRDTGLMERVSLGPGGAQGNSWSGGNCCPWISADGRYVVFDSAATNLVPDDTNRQNDLFVHDRILHLTERVNLGPGGVQANAVSAWPAISADGRYVVYYSQATNLVPDDTNALADVFLYDRITHQTQRISVGMGGTEATGGWSTFPVISANNRYVAFSSSATNLVPDDTNGFFDIFVCDLFTMTMERVSVGAAGEQGNGNSPFYTFPTISANGRYVAFESLATNLVASDTNGYADIFVRDRGEQDLAPGSLLATVSSSSESGYVNAGFKTVTMQKTGVPLWILAPALILVVCGLFKGAKFNYRKK
- a CDS encoding ATP-binding protein, which encodes MVKDALNDLDDLTRENIALALWMKKFKAKDVPKAARKRILSKKNSPDAFGKRMHHRISELLENPDSFTPSYRKRYEKLLEHCDSLTFLQAYAMNHLLGMDSSRGYQDIPDESNIEFPRDFAPQLGYQVGWHFFVGNCRDTRRREYGILVSFYRYSLLPPGMAHSFGLSDWDNQIFEMQLAIAQAGEEHLQARPFAIAGTTGLLKFSNEPFHYQAGKNRILSEREDQLFPLRVQAWGVNQGGEDDVEMEVDLGLSSKKDFLLQGNKGCLPCCCKVGTLYYSATNLRLEPGSIIKLDGEEIILTQGQFWFDHQWGNALEPLGNSRCKVARAANILTKTSHSRGWDWFMAQFEGDREMTMYAPHTDENLEYYRQTGEQPPGTMTVAVKGQYIDENSKVVDVKGTLEIDQWVKSVKSSDPLNYFITNTWYPNQWNFQFQDMLPEDIRRFTMTPIVSGGQTGYNASGAQYSEGGVYIRNPEGRLLGKGFAESVYYADALPNILHLAGIPDTPKMRKLMEPPAPSALLKLKAALYMAWPLNQRKLKRILEKCLQQGLPADLVS
- a CDS encoding acetylornithine transaminase, with protein sequence MNTEEIMALDKDYVMQTYGRQPLAIKEGKGAVVWDMEGNPYIDCVAGIAVNNVGHAHPHVAQAISKQARKLIHTSNLYYTEEQVLLAKLLVEVSPHQKAFFCNSGAEANEGSIKLARKFTGKGEIIAMENSFHGRTITTITATGQHKYKKGFGPLTPGFKHVPYGNLEAVSQAITDETAAVLVEPVQGEGGIITPPDGYLAELKKICHENDVLLIFDEVQTGFGRTGEMFASQTFKVTPDITALAKAIAGGFPMGAILASEEVGSAFQPGDHAATFGGGPLACAAGLASVETIRKEGLLIKSRENGAYFKNELKELFLDHGLVEDVRGIGLMLGLEMDIPCASIVDAMREQGVLVNCTADTVLRFVPPLVISKEQIDNVTDRLDEVIGRLSD
- a CDS encoding peptidylprolyl isomerase, yielding MKKAVIETDKGNIELTLFENEAPNTVANFEKLANSGFYDGLTFHRVIPDFVIQGGCPKGNGTGGPGYTIKCEINPHKHGTGALSMAHAGKDTGGSQFFITHSPQPHLDGVHTVFGKVVKGMEVVNAIKPGDVMNKVTVTDE